From a region of the Acidimicrobiales bacterium genome:
- a CDS encoding J domain-containing protein has translation MADRRTHYEVLKVERDATSEQLRAAYLRQARRHHPDTAGSDLSAISEAEREMRSINAAWEVLSDPEARRRYDLTLPVPERPGVNMGAPDGDQGGEPEWDHDAIADAPGVPIGGVAKVFVRAAPIAFVAGMLLIFVSAVMQNSALWRLGLATLVGSLVAFLLAPFFVMASSHGRD, from the coding sequence GTGGCCGACCGACGCACCCACTACGAGGTTCTCAAGGTCGAGCGCGACGCCACCTCCGAGCAGCTGAGGGCCGCCTACCTGCGCCAGGCGCGACGCCACCACCCCGACACCGCCGGCAGCGACCTTTCGGCCATCAGCGAGGCCGAGCGCGAGATGAGGTCGATCAACGCCGCGTGGGAGGTCCTGTCTGACCCAGAGGCGCGTCGGCGGTACGACCTGACGCTGCCTGTGCCCGAGCGGCCCGGCGTGAACATGGGTGCGCCAGACGGCGATCAGGGCGGCGAACCCGAGTGGGACCACGACGCCATCGCCGACGCGCCAGGTGTGCCCATCGGCGGCGTTGCCAAGGTCTTCGTCAGGGCAGCGCCGATCGCCTTCGTGGCCGGGATGCTGCTGATCTTCGTTTCGGCGGTCATGCAGAACTCGGCCCTGTGGCGCCTCGGGCTGGCCACATTGGTGGGTTCTCTGGTGGCGTTCCTGCTGGCACCGTTCTTCGTCATGGCCTCGAGCCACGGACGCGACTGA
- a CDS encoding MogA/MoaB family molybdenum cofactor biosynthesis protein produces MTDGSHQHQPDEQSRLEAKVLTVSDGVVHGVREDKSGEALAAAVERAGFTVVDRGVTSDGTDEVAAALSAMTDGFSGIVVTTGGTGFTPRDLTPEGTRKVIDREAPGLAEAMRLVNPLGRLSRGIAGTAGSAIVLNTPGSTKGCVECFEAVADVLPHAVRLLNGAHTSH; encoded by the coding sequence GTGACTGACGGATCGCACCAGCATCAACCAGACGAACAGTCGCGGCTCGAGGCCAAGGTTCTCACCGTTTCGGACGGTGTCGTACACGGGGTCCGCGAAGACAAGAGCGGCGAGGCGTTGGCGGCCGCTGTCGAGCGAGCCGGATTCACCGTTGTCGATCGCGGCGTCACCTCCGACGGCACCGACGAGGTTGCAGCCGCGCTGTCGGCTATGACCGACGGGTTCAGCGGAATCGTCGTGACCACCGGCGGAACGGGCTTCACGCCGCGAGACCTCACCCCAGAAGGCACCCGCAAGGTCATCGATCGCGAGGCGCCCGGCCTGGCCGAGGCCATGCGCTTGGTGAACCCCCTCGGACGACTCAGCAGGGGGATCGCCGGTACCGCCGGTTCGGCGATCGTGCTGAACACCCCTGGCAGCACCAAGGGATGCGTCGAGTGTTTCGAGGCCGTGGCCGACGTATTGCCCCACGCGGTGCGTCTGCTGAACGGCGCCCACACCTCTCACTGA
- the trpA gene encoding tryptophan synthase subunit alpha → MTISLEATLTARKAAGRKLLVPYITGGMEQWVDAVRAAAAAGADAVEIGIPFSDPVMDGPVIQEASWQSLQRGSTPGSIIAEAANLDVEIPLAVMTYYNLAYRAGHERFAANLARSGISGCILPDLPYVESAPWREAAAAAGVEPVLLAAPTTPDHRLGDLCAASRGFVYAVGVMGVTGQRSQLAASAVEIAARCKQVTDKPTLVGVGVSNPEQAAEVVQVADGVVVGTSIVRRLLDGDGPEGVAELVAQYRQAVDGS, encoded by the coding sequence ATGACGATCTCGCTCGAAGCCACCCTGACCGCCCGCAAGGCCGCCGGCCGCAAACTCCTGGTGCCTTACATCACCGGCGGCATGGAGCAATGGGTCGACGCGGTCAGAGCCGCCGCCGCGGCAGGCGCCGACGCCGTCGAGATAGGCATTCCGTTCAGCGACCCGGTGATGGATGGTCCGGTTATCCAAGAGGCGTCGTGGCAGTCGCTGCAGCGCGGATCCACCCCCGGCTCGATCATCGCCGAGGCCGCCAATCTCGATGTCGAGATCCCGCTGGCGGTCATGACGTACTACAACCTCGCCTACCGGGCAGGGCACGAACGTTTTGCAGCCAACCTGGCCAGGTCGGGCATCAGCGGATGCATCCTGCCCGACCTTCCCTACGTCGAGTCGGCACCATGGCGTGAGGCGGCTGCGGCAGCCGGGGTTGAGCCGGTGCTACTGGCTGCACCCACCACCCCAGACCATCGCCTCGGCGATCTGTGCGCCGCATCGCGCGGTTTCGTGTACGCCGTCGGTGTCATGGGCGTAACCGGTCAACGCAGCCAGTTGGCAGCCTCGGCCGTCGAGATCGCCGCCCGCTGCAAACAGGTGACCGACAAGCCAACGCTGGTCGGGGTTGGGGTCTCCAACCCCGAACAGGCCGCCGAGGTCGTTCAGGTCGCCGATGGTGTCGTCGTCGGCACATCCATTGTCAGGCGCCTGCTCGACGGCGACGGGCCCGAGGGCGTTGCCGAGCTGGTTGCCCAGTACAGGCAGGCCGTCGACGGTTCATGA
- a CDS encoding CPBP family intramembrane glutamic endopeptidase, with protein MEAETDSESTSTPSAQTSAPAFVSELSQVKPLEWMAVAGGLVLALAFWWLDSIFTSKAEDRLDTQYFELHSAAIAAALTALVAYALLTSAGWRHLAGVSGQWVPQGLRRSVVVVVACLVPLIAIRASQWDTPLRVLAVSLENIAGALMAEFVFRGVVLVFIASALAKHRYGVLWAAVATALIDAAVGGGGSLVVVGFVSSLCLTAVVLECRSIWPAVVLHALLNLFVDIPFDAQGMPGSSGWKTVSLLLLAAGAGFALKRLSDAAQPWTALMSANVAPIEPAYTSFNPLG; from the coding sequence GTGGAAGCCGAGACAGACTCCGAATCGACCTCAACGCCTTCGGCCCAGACCAGCGCCCCCGCGTTTGTGAGCGAGCTGTCGCAGGTGAAGCCCCTCGAGTGGATGGCCGTGGCTGGTGGACTCGTCCTGGCGCTGGCGTTCTGGTGGCTCGACTCGATCTTCACGTCCAAGGCCGAAGACCGCCTGGACACCCAGTATTTCGAGCTCCACTCTGCGGCTATCGCCGCGGCGCTGACAGCATTGGTTGCCTATGCGCTGTTGACCTCGGCTGGCTGGAGACACCTGGCCGGCGTCAGCGGGCAGTGGGTACCGCAGGGGCTGCGGCGTTCGGTGGTGGTTGTGGTCGCCTGCCTGGTGCCCCTCATCGCCATACGTGCCTCACAGTGGGATACACCCCTGCGGGTTCTGGCGGTGAGCCTCGAGAACATAGCGGGCGCTTTGATGGCCGAGTTCGTGTTCAGGGGCGTGGTGCTGGTGTTCATCGCGTCGGCACTGGCCAAGCATCGTTACGGCGTTCTGTGGGCGGCGGTCGCCACGGCGCTGATCGATGCCGCGGTGGGCGGCGGCGGATCTCTCGTTGTGGTCGGGTTCGTGTCGTCGTTGTGCTTGACGGCCGTCGTGCTCGAGTGCCGCAGCATCTGGCCCGCAGTGGTTCTGCACGCGCTGCTGAACCTGTTTGTCGACATCCCGTTCGACGCGCAGGGAATGCCCGGCTCCAGCGGCTGGAAGACCGTGTCGCTGTTGCTGCTGGCAGCCGGTGCCGGGTTTGCCCTGAAGCGACTCAGCGACGCGGCTCAGCCGTGGACGGCGCTGATGAGCGCCAATGTCGCCCCGATCGAGCCTGCCTACACCAGCTTCAACCCTCTGGGTTAG
- a CDS encoding phosphoribosylanthranilate isomerase has product MFPTDRQPGFVKICGITSEDDALLAVAMGADAVGFIFAPSTSQVTVTRARDIAKRLPPHVLTVGVFRNEAPERVVEAVLDAGLGAAQLHGHESSEESAWIAQRIPSVIKAFSAGDPDIDRAAQFGAAAVLVDNITPGSGEVFDWRLLDSGSARTRLILAGGLGPDNVADAIAQVQPWGIDAKSGVEAEPGRKDPMKLRQFVLSARSAFAQLEALRADDARPPAGTTQADPIYDWLDE; this is encoded by the coding sequence GTGTTCCCGACCGATCGTCAGCCCGGCTTCGTCAAGATCTGTGGCATCACCTCCGAAGACGATGCCCTGCTGGCGGTGGCCATGGGTGCCGATGCGGTCGGCTTCATATTCGCTCCGTCCACCAGCCAGGTAACGGTCACCCGGGCTCGAGACATTGCCAAGCGCCTGCCCCCTCACGTGTTGACGGTTGGGGTGTTCCGCAACGAGGCCCCCGAGCGTGTCGTCGAAGCGGTGCTCGACGCGGGTCTGGGCGCTGCGCAGCTACACGGCCACGAGAGCTCCGAGGAATCGGCGTGGATCGCCCAGCGGATCCCGTCGGTCATCAAGGCCTTCAGCGCCGGCGACCCAGACATCGACCGAGCTGCTCAGTTCGGGGCTGCGGCCGTTCTGGTCGACAACATCACCCCAGGTTCGGGTGAGGTCTTCGACTGGCGCCTACTCGACTCGGGCTCGGCGCGAACACGCCTGATATTGGCCGGCGGCCTCGGCCCCGACAACGTCGCAGACGCCATCGCGCAGGTGCAGCCCTGGGGCATCGATGCCAAGAGTGGGGTAGAAGCCGAGCCCGGGCGCAAGGACCCCATGAAACTGAGGCAGTTCGTTCTCTCAGCACGATCGGCGTTTGCTCAGCTCGAGGCCTTGCGCGCCGACGACGCCCGGCCGCCCGCAGGCACGACACAGGCCGACCCGATCTACGACTGGCTCGACGAGTGA
- a CDS encoding anthranilate synthase component I — protein sequence MNSPSMHRYRTQGGVVVDVETSDVDHEVAIEDLVDRLDSERGLLLSSSYEYPGRYTRWDMGFVQPPLVVTAAANRVDVQALNARGSVLLGPIAEALSEVDGVVDLGADDQRLWCRIERPTRRFDESERSRQPSSFSVVRAIIDLFASDEPHLGLYGAFGYDLAFQFEPIDLVLPRPDDQRDLVLYLPDDLVVVDHQHGIAQRRRYDFTVGGRSTVGVERRGDLSGFEPDLQLEPYRDHEHGGYAQGVKVAREYFARGDLFEVVTSQTFVESCPEPPSELFRRLKEQNPSPYGFLINLGQSEWLVGASPEMYVRVEGDRVETCPISGTIARGRDPIDDASQILALLNSEKDESELTMCTDVDRNDKSRICVPGSVQVIGRRQIELYSRLIHTVDHVEGRLADGFDALDAFLTHTWAVTVTGAPKAKAMMFLENHERTPRAWYGGAVGKVGFDGGLNTGLTLRTIRIKDGHAEVRVGATLLWDSDPEAEEAETELKASAFLDALRLPRSRAQEPTVRVVSQSRRVLLIDHLDSFVHTLANYLRQVGADVTTRRAGFDLAEMAADAPELVVLSPGPGRPADFGVAQSVQAAIDLGLGVFGVCLGLQGIVEHQGGTLGQLEIPMHGKPSEVEVLGGRLFEGLPSRFRVGRYHSLHADTATLPESLEITAMSDDGVVMAVEHRTLPLAAVQFHPESIMSLDDGVGLSLVRNAVERLGR from the coding sequence GTGAATTCGCCGTCGATGCACAGGTACCGCACCCAGGGTGGGGTGGTGGTCGATGTCGAGACCAGCGACGTAGACCACGAGGTGGCCATCGAAGATCTCGTCGACCGTCTCGACTCCGAACGCGGCCTGCTGCTGTCGTCGAGCTACGAATACCCAGGTCGATACACCCGCTGGGACATGGGTTTCGTGCAGCCGCCGCTGGTGGTGACCGCTGCCGCCAATCGTGTCGACGTGCAGGCGCTGAACGCCCGAGGTTCGGTGTTGTTGGGCCCCATCGCCGAGGCCCTCTCGGAAGTCGACGGAGTGGTTGACCTCGGCGCTGACGATCAACGGCTCTGGTGTCGTATCGAGCGGCCCACCCGTCGTTTCGACGAAAGCGAGCGCAGCCGGCAGCCGTCGTCGTTTTCGGTGGTGCGAGCCATCATCGACCTGTTCGCCAGCGACGAACCACACCTGGGGCTTTACGGAGCCTTTGGTTACGACCTGGCCTTCCAGTTCGAGCCGATCGACCTGGTGCTGCCCAGGCCAGACGACCAGCGCGACCTGGTTCTATACCTGCCAGACGACCTCGTGGTGGTCGACCACCAGCACGGCATAGCCCAGCGCCGCCGCTACGACTTCACTGTCGGGGGCCGCTCTACCGTCGGCGTCGAGCGGCGCGGCGACCTGTCGGGCTTCGAGCCGGACCTGCAGCTCGAGCCTTACCGCGATCACGAGCACGGTGGTTACGCCCAGGGCGTCAAGGTCGCCCGAGAATATTTCGCTCGCGGCGACCTGTTCGAGGTGGTCACCAGCCAGACCTTCGTAGAGAGCTGCCCCGAGCCACCGTCCGAACTGTTCCGCAGGCTCAAGGAACAGAACCCATCGCCCTATGGCTTCCTGATCAACCTGGGACAGTCAGAGTGGCTGGTCGGCGCCTCGCCCGAGATGTACGTCAGGGTCGAGGGCGACCGGGTCGAAACGTGCCCCATCTCTGGCACCATCGCCCGCGGTCGCGACCCCATCGACGACGCCTCGCAGATCCTCGCCCTGCTCAACAGCGAAAAGGACGAGTCCGAACTGACGATGTGCACCGACGTCGACCGCAACGACAAGAGCCGCATCTGTGTGCCTGGTTCTGTGCAGGTCATCGGCCGGCGCCAGATCGAGCTCTACTCACGTCTGATCCACACCGTCGATCACGTCGAGGGGCGCCTCGCCGATGGGTTCGACGCCCTCGACGCCTTCTTGACCCACACTTGGGCGGTCACCGTCACCGGCGCACCCAAGGCCAAGGCGATGATGTTTCTGGAGAACCACGAGCGCACGCCTCGCGCCTGGTATGGCGGCGCCGTGGGCAAGGTGGGTTTCGACGGGGGCCTCAACACCGGCCTGACCCTGCGGACGATACGCATCAAGGACGGCCATGCCGAGGTCAGGGTCGGTGCGACCCTGCTGTGGGACTCCGACCCCGAAGCCGAAGAGGCCGAGACCGAGCTGAAGGCCTCAGCGTTCCTCGACGCCCTGCGGCTTCCACGTTCGCGGGCCCAGGAACCGACGGTTCGAGTCGTTTCGCAGTCGCGCCGCGTTCTGCTGATCGACCATCTCGACTCGTTCGTGCACACCCTGGCCAACTACCTGCGCCAGGTCGGGGCCGACGTGACCACCCGTCGGGCGGGTTTCGACCTCGCCGAGATGGCGGCCGACGCCCCCGAGCTGGTCGTGCTCTCGCCAGGGCCCGGCCGCCCCGCCGACTTCGGGGTGGCCCAATCGGTACAGGCGGCGATCGACCTCGGGCTTGGGGTCTTTGGTGTCTGCCTGGGGCTGCAGGGCATCGTCGAACACCAGGGCGGCACCCTGGGACAGCTCGAGATTCCGATGCACGGCAAGCCTTCCGAGGTCGAGGTGCTAGGCGGGCGGCTTTTCGAGGGGCTGCCTTCCAGGTTCAGGGTGGGCCGGTACCACTCGCTGCACGCCGACACGGCAACCCTGCCCGAGTCGCTGGAGATAACCGCGATGAGCGACGACGGCGTGGTGATGGCTGTCGAGCACCGCACGCTGCCGCTGGCGGCCGTGCAGTTTCACCCAGAGTCGATCATGTCGCTCGACGATGGGGTTGGTTTGTCGCTCGTCCGCAACGCCGTCGAGAGGCTCGGCCGATGA
- a CDS encoding dTMP kinase → MLIAVEGIDGAGKQTLADALEEILVDRGRNVARMSFPRYGCTPFGTTIAAALEGHDQTLLDSVEALAFAFAADRWHYWSVDRVRLGHTASTVTIADRWCASNAAYGSARLGTSGADGFADWIAELEFERFGLPRPALTVLLATGTGMAGEQRRNRDGNDGDAFEADGSLQGNALDGYRRLAQRRWGGEWIVVDPLDDGGQRRPPAELAAEVEAALIV, encoded by the coding sequence GTGCTGATAGCGGTCGAAGGCATCGATGGGGCCGGCAAGCAGACGCTGGCCGACGCTCTAGAGGAGATACTGGTCGACCGGGGGCGCAACGTCGCACGCATGTCGTTTCCGAGATACGGCTGCACGCCCTTCGGCACGACCATCGCCGCGGCGTTGGAAGGCCACGACCAGACCCTGCTCGATTCGGTCGAAGCTCTGGCATTCGCGTTTGCGGCCGACCGGTGGCACTACTGGAGTGTCGATCGCGTGCGCCTGGGCCATACCGCGTCGACCGTCACGATCGCCGACCGCTGGTGCGCCTCCAACGCCGCCTACGGGAGCGCCCGCCTGGGCACGTCAGGTGCCGATGGCTTCGCCGACTGGATAGCCGAACTCGAGTTCGAACGATTCGGATTGCCGCGTCCCGCACTGACCGTTCTGCTGGCTACAGGCACGGGCATGGCAGGCGAGCAGCGCCGCAATCGCGATGGCAACGACGGCGACGCCTTCGAAGCCGACGGTTCGCTGCAAGGCAACGCCCTCGACGGATACCGCCGGTTGGCTCAACGTCGATGGGGTGGCGAGTGGATAGTGGTCGACCCTCTCGACGATGGCGGCCAGCGCCGTCCGCCCGCCGAGCTGGCGGCCGAGGTCGAGGCCGCGCTGATCGTCTAG
- the ribD gene encoding bifunctional diaminohydroxyphosphoribosylaminopyrimidine deaminase/5-amino-6-(5-phosphoribosylamino)uracil reductase RibD yields MPASDRDHMLAAIASADRVRGSTAPNPWVGCAIVAADGARFTGATEPPPGRHAEVVALEAASGAARGSTAYVTLEPCSHHGRTGPCTDALMAAGVERVVVGTLDPDEKVNGRGVAALRSAGIEVSVGTAEDLVLDQLGPYLHHRTTGRPFVTLKLAASIDGRTAAPDGSSRWITGEAARTDVHRMRARCDAILVGAGTVRVDDPALDVRHVEGTNPRRYVLGSVPSDARVRPCTELSGPLPEVLDRLGADGVIDLLVEGGARVAHDLHSAGLVDRYVVYLAPMLFAGDDAHPMFVGAGASNISQVWRGRLVEVTTLGEDIRVTLEPGRRGGAR; encoded by the coding sequence GTGCCGGCATCCGACCGCGACCACATGCTGGCGGCTATCGCCTCAGCCGACCGGGTGCGGGGCTCGACGGCCCCGAATCCTTGGGTTGGCTGCGCCATCGTGGCCGCCGACGGCGCTCGTTTCACGGGCGCGACCGAGCCGCCCCCTGGTAGACACGCCGAGGTCGTGGCTCTGGAGGCCGCCAGCGGCGCGGCCCGAGGCTCGACCGCCTATGTCACCCTCGAGCCCTGCAGCCACCACGGGCGCACCGGGCCGTGCACCGATGCCCTGATGGCTGCCGGGGTCGAGCGGGTGGTCGTCGGCACTCTCGACCCAGACGAAAAGGTCAACGGGCGCGGCGTTGCTGCACTTCGCTCGGCGGGCATCGAGGTGTCAGTCGGCACGGCCGAAGACCTGGTGCTCGACCAGTTGGGCCCCTACCTCCATCACCGAACCACCGGTCGCCCGTTCGTCACCCTGAAGCTGGCGGCTTCGATCGATGGGCGAACAGCGGCGCCTGACGGTTCGTCCCGATGGATCACCGGAGAAGCGGCGCGCACCGATGTTCACCGGATGCGCGCCCGCTGCGACGCCATATTGGTCGGCGCCGGCACCGTCAGGGTCGACGACCCCGCGCTGGACGTCAGGCATGTCGAAGGCACCAACCCCCGTCGATATGTGTTGGGATCGGTGCCTTCAGATGCCCGCGTTCGACCATGCACCGAACTGTCGGGCCCCCTGCCCGAGGTGCTCGACCGTCTCGGAGCCGACGGCGTGATCGACCTGCTGGTCGAAGGGGGCGCACGAGTGGCCCACGACCTGCACTCGGCCGGCCTCGTCGATCGATACGTCGTGTACTTGGCCCCGATGCTGTTCGCGGGCGACGACGCCCACCCGATGTTCGTCGGCGCGGGCGCCTCCAACATATCCCAGGTGTGGCGGGGCCGCCTGGTCGAGGTCACGACTCTGGGCGAAGACATCAGGGTCACCCTCGAGCCGGGCCGCCGCGGCGGTGCGCGCTAG
- a CDS encoding co-chaperone GroES produces the protein MNLVVLTTVSDPVEDQPAPEPSAAEASGQPQPKSKTAGERLPIKMLGDRLLVSLSSDSGERRSSGGILIPATAQMSKRLVWGEVVGTGSNVRGAKVGDRVLFSPEDRYEVEVQGDDYIILRERDLHAIAATRVEANSTGLYL, from the coding sequence GTGAACCTTGTAGTTTTGACCACCGTGTCCGATCCTGTCGAAGATCAACCCGCACCAGAACCCTCTGCCGCCGAGGCATCTGGCCAACCACAACCCAAGAGCAAGACTGCGGGCGAGCGCCTTCCCATCAAGATGTTGGGCGACAGGCTGCTGGTTTCGTTGTCGAGCGATTCGGGCGAGCGCAGGTCGAGCGGCGGAATCCTCATCCCGGCGACGGCCCAGATGAGCAAGCGACTGGTCTGGGGTGAGGTGGTCGGCACGGGCTCCAACGTCAGGGGAGCCAAGGTCGGTGATCGGGTGCTGTTCAGCCCCGAAGACCGCTACGAGGTCGAGGTCCAGGGCGACGACTACATAATTCTCCGGGAACGAGACCTGCACGCCATAGCGGCCACCAGGGTCGAGGCCAACTCGACAGGGTTGTATCTGTGA
- the trpC gene encoding indole-3-glycerol phosphate synthase TrpC, whose product MATYLDRILEQHREAAAQDRRSTEELLTLALAAAPTRGFAQALRATGLSVISEVKRRSPSKGDLFADLDPASLARQYQAGGAACLSVLTDSANFGGSPADLQAARDAVALPAIRKDFTVHAHDVLDARIMGADAVLLIAAALDDAELADFHALATEVGLDALVETHDEAEVERALAVGASLIGVNQRDLVTFQVDHQRARRVAASIPSTCVRVAESGVRGPADAASLAEVGYDAVLVGESLVTSGDPEAAVAALVAAGS is encoded by the coding sequence ATGGCGACCTATCTGGACCGTATTCTCGAGCAGCATCGCGAGGCCGCGGCCCAAGACCGCCGCTCGACCGAGGAATTGTTGACCTTGGCTCTCGCGGCGGCGCCCACCCGTGGGTTCGCCCAGGCACTCAGGGCAACCGGTTTGTCGGTGATCAGCGAGGTCAAGCGTCGCTCGCCGTCCAAGGGCGATCTCTTCGCCGATCTCGACCCGGCCTCATTGGCTCGCCAGTACCAAGCCGGTGGTGCGGCATGCCTGTCGGTGCTGACCGACTCCGCGAACTTCGGCGGTTCGCCCGCCGACCTGCAGGCCGCCCGCGACGCCGTCGCTCTGCCCGCCATCCGCAAGGACTTCACGGTGCATGCCCACGATGTTCTCGACGCCCGCATCATGGGTGCCGACGCGGTCCTGCTGATCGCAGCAGCCCTCGACGACGCCGAACTGGCAGACTTCCACGCCTTGGCCACCGAGGTGGGACTCGACGCCCTCGTCGAGACCCACGACGAGGCCGAAGTCGAGCGGGCCCTGGCCGTAGGCGCAAGCCTCATCGGTGTCAACCAGCGCGATCTCGTGACCTTCCAGGTCGACCATCAGCGAGCACGACGGGTCGCCGCCTCGATCCCCAGCACGTGTGTGCGGGTGGCCGAGAGCGGCGTGCGAGGCCCGGCCGATGCAGCCAGCCTGGCCGAGGTGGGATATGACGCGGTGTTGGTGGGCGAATCGCTGGTTACCTCTGGCGACCCCGAGGCCGCCGTTGCGGCCCTGGTCGCGGCCGGCAGCTAG
- the trpB gene encoding tryptophan synthase subunit beta, with the protein MTMTAPTPEGRFGEFGGRFVPESLIAPCEELAKAFAEAWADPEFIAEFEQVLRDYAGRPSPLTECHQLSKKLGVRVLLKREDLNHTGSHKINNVIGQALLARRMGKTKLVAETGAGQHGVATATAAALLGMECKVYMGAVDVERQALNVFRMKLLGSEVEAVQSGSRTLKDAVNEALRHWVAAVEDTHYCLGSVMGPHPYPWMVREFHRVIGAEARQQCSELLDGGVPDVVAACVGGGSNAIGIFSGFVDTDAELVGVEPAGGAAVKGGVPGVVHGMLSYLKQDEDGQVLEAESISAGLDYPGVGPEHSHLASIGRAQYVSVTDEEVIEAFQLLSRTEGIIPALESAHAIAWVAREPSLVGKTVLINLSGRGDKDVAQMMDILG; encoded by the coding sequence ATGACGATGACCGCACCGACTCCGGAGGGAAGGTTCGGCGAGTTCGGCGGACGTTTCGTTCCCGAGTCGCTGATCGCCCCATGCGAAGAACTTGCCAAGGCCTTCGCCGAGGCGTGGGCCGATCCCGAGTTCATCGCCGAGTTCGAGCAGGTGTTGCGCGACTACGCAGGCAGACCCTCACCGCTCACCGAGTGCCATCAGCTGTCGAAGAAGCTGGGGGTGCGCGTGCTGCTCAAGCGTGAAGACCTCAACCACACCGGCTCGCACAAGATCAACAACGTCATCGGCCAGGCCCTGCTGGCGCGGCGCATGGGCAAGACCAAGCTGGTGGCAGAGACCGGGGCCGGCCAGCACGGCGTGGCGACGGCCACAGCGGCCGCACTGCTCGGAATGGAGTGCAAGGTCTACATGGGTGCGGTAGACGTCGAGCGTCAGGCGCTCAACGTCTTTCGGATGAAGCTCCTGGGGTCCGAGGTCGAAGCCGTCCAAAGCGGATCTCGAACTCTGAAAGACGCGGTCAACGAGGCTCTGCGGCACTGGGTTGCTGCGGTGGAAGACACCCACTACTGCCTTGGTTCGGTCATGGGTCCTCACCCGTACCCGTGGATGGTGCGCGAGTTTCACCGCGTCATCGGCGCCGAGGCGCGCCAACAGTGCTCCGAGTTGCTCGATGGCGGAGTGCCAGACGTGGTGGCCGCTTGCGTCGGCGGAGGCTCGAACGCCATAGGCATCTTCTCGGGCTTCGTCGATACCGACGCCGAGTTGGTCGGAGTCGAGCCTGCGGGCGGCGCCGCTGTAAAGGGTGGGGTGCCTGGTGTGGTCCACGGCATGTTGAGCTACCTGAAGCAGGACGAGGACGGCCAGGTGCTCGAGGCCGAGTCGATCTCGGCCGGCCTCGACTATCCCGGCGTTGGCCCCGAACACTCTCATCTGGCCAGCATCGGCCGCGCCCAGTACGTCTCGGTCACCGACGAAGAGGTCATCGAGGCGTTCCAACTGTTGAGCCGCACCGAGGGCATCATCCCGGCGCTCGAGTCGGCCCACGCAATCGCGTGGGTGGCCCGCGAGCCCAGCCTCGTCGGCAAGACGGTGCTGATTAACCTGTCGGGTCGTGGCGACAAGGACGTCGCCCAGATGATGGACATTCTCGGATGA
- a CDS encoding TIGR03564 family F420-dependent LLM class oxidoreductase: protein MDIGINGSGLLAQPNLDEIVDDIVASDDAGFSTYWLAQTGLMDALTTLALAGRDTTLIELGTAVVPTWPRHPQALAAQALTAQAATGGRIVLGIGLAHQPTVEGRWRMRWERPIRQILDYLNVLEPLLAEGSASYEGDMWSFVGEAARPTSTPPQIMLAALGDRMLEIAGSRTAGTILWCVGPRTLETQIVPKINDAAAKADRAQPRVVCSLPVAVTDNPQPTRQFVGAMLKDYASLPSYRAMLDIEGVHGVEEISLIGSEDHVREGLARIAESGATDFTAVVVASDPDERARTMAVLGQVQANR, encoded by the coding sequence ATGGATATCGGCATCAACGGATCAGGGCTGCTGGCGCAGCCGAACCTCGACGAGATCGTCGACGACATCGTCGCCAGCGACGACGCCGGCTTCTCGACCTACTGGTTGGCTCAGACCGGCTTGATGGACGCGCTGACCACCCTGGCCTTGGCCGGACGCGACACCACCCTCATCGAGCTGGGCACAGCCGTGGTTCCCACCTGGCCCCGGCATCCCCAAGCGCTGGCTGCCCAGGCGCTCACCGCCCAGGCGGCGACCGGCGGTCGCATCGTTCTGGGCATCGGGCTCGCCCATCAGCCCACGGTCGAAGGGCGTTGGAGAATGCGCTGGGAACGACCCATCCGCCAGATCCTCGACTATCTCAACGTCCTCGAGCCGCTGCTTGCCGAGGGCTCTGCCTCATACGAGGGCGACATGTGGTCCTTCGTGGGCGAGGCAGCCAGGCCCACTTCGACGCCCCCGCAGATCATGCTCGCCGCCCTGGGCGATCGCATGCTCGAAATCGCCGGGTCGCGTACTGCTGGCACCATCTTGTGGTGTGTCGGCCCGCGCACCCTCGAAACCCAGATCGTGCCCAAGATCAACGACGCTGCGGCCAAGGCCGACAGGGCCCAGCCGAGGGTCGTGTGCAGCCTTCCGGTGGCCGTCACCGACAACCCTCAGCCCACGCGCCAGTTCGTCGGCGCGATGTTGAAGGACTACGCGAGTCTGCCGTCGTACCGCGCCATGCTCGACATCGAGGGCGTACACGGGGTCGAGGAGATCAGCCTCATCGGGTCTGAGGACCATGTTCGAGAAGGGCTGGCACGCATCGCCGAATCGGGAGCAACCGACTTCACGGCAGTGGTCGTGGCATCCGACCCAGACGAGCGGGCGCGCACCATGGCGGTGTTGGGCCAGGTGCAGGCCAACCGCTAA